The Triticum aestivum cultivar Chinese Spring chromosome 4B, IWGSC CS RefSeq v2.1, whole genome shotgun sequence sequence GGCCAacaccggtggccacagcaggcacCGCGGTGGGCCAGCAGCAAGGGAGGGCGTCGCCGCCGGGAAGGTGTCGGGGGAGGACCGGAAGCAACGACCATGGGGGCGGGGCGACGGGGAGGACCAGTAGATGGCGTGCggggaagccccgccgccgcctaccaCCGCGCGGGCCAAGCCCGGCGGCAGTCGCCAGCGGCAGCGGGGGAAAGAGGACAGGAGGTAGGGGACCGAGGCGGCGCGAGGGCTCCGCCCCCGAGTCGCCCGCTCGGGCGACGCGGGGGAAGCGGGATGAGAAGCCGTTTCTTTTCTTCTTGCGCCAAGCAGTTGTTTCTTGGCGAGGTATACTTTTTTGTGCACACCAACGGTGAGCATGCCTGTACTTCTCTTGTGAACTGACACACACTGGAGGCTTAAAATTGTATCAAAAACAAATGCATACAACCCGGACTGGACCTAGCATTATGGAGACCCTAGTGTGATTAAGGCGCAATAAACATTAACAAAGTAGTATCATATATACTTGTAACAATAAATATGTATATCAAGAACAATATAAAGGCATAAACttaaaaataataattttagttcGCAAATAAACTCTGAATACATCATCTATATGTGATTATATGATGTAAATAATGATTATAATATACTCAACTATAAATAATTATTAAATAAATACAACCTGATGAAGTGAGCTGAGGAAGGGGGCATATGCCCCTTGTTGATTTTTTGTTCCGCAAATAATATTTTCTGTAATTTATTTAAGAATGTAGATATATTGGGCCCTTATTTAAGATGGGCCCTAGGCCGCCGCACCTTCTACCATGGCCTAGGGCCGGTCCTGCATACAACATCAACGTCAAAACTGACCGGAGATAACAACGAGCATAACATGGTCCTCAGATGTCGCACAAGGAAACTGGCAAGGAGATTTATGGAACCGTACTGCAAAACCTAAAACCTCGATGTTACAAACCGTCTCCATCCATGCTTATTCTCTGAAGAGTAAAACAGACGCACACACATTTTTGGACACTATAAAAGACACCACCACCGCGTCTAAATGACTCGAGTCACAACGCCTATCAAGTTAGACACATCAGTCCGAAACCTTAAATCGCCTCCCTGATGATAAGGTTGATGCCGAACGACGCCGTGCATATGATCAGTCCGAATATTGCTGGGTAGTTGAGACCCCTGCAGAGTTAACCAAAGCAAAAAAGAAATCGGTAAGATCAAAACCGTTTCGACGACAAATGGGAACTGACTGGACAAAAAAGGGAATGAAATCCTTCTAGCAGTTGTCATTTGGTCGTGTTATTCGGCATCATAAGCTGCAAATTTGGTTCAAGTCAACCATTTCTCACACTCAATTCAGAGCTCACGACTTTGCTCCTAGTTACCACGCATGAAACCGGAGTGGTTGACATAGGACAGAAGCTTAGGTAGGATTGCAACATCACATACAATTATCATGCCCATCAATGGGCAAAAAATTCTTATGCTCTTAAGTTAAATTTAATTTGGGATGGTGATCCACCCTCGTTCTTGTTGCCCGTTGTACAACATGATGTAACTCGTTTGATGAGCAATAAACTTTGagggtttcaaaaaaaattaaaaaaaatcatggtCCTACTTTATGATGCAATGCGAATGGATCTCCATCTCTCCTTTTTTCTTTTGAGATAAGAATGAATCTCCACATACCTGCCAAGGTTTACCTACAGGACTGTTCCGACCTACTCACCGCATTAATGAGTTGAGTGTGGTTCActaatactcccttcgttttttTTACTTTGCGTATTAGATTTTGGTCAAGTCAAACATTGTagagtttgaccaaatttatattaaaaaatatcaacatctacaatgtcatgtatactatgaaactacatttcataaagaagctaacaatattgatttggcattgtgaatATTGATACTTTTCTCCATATGTTTGGTCAAAGTAAAGATACTTTGACTCCGGTCAAAACTCATATGCAGACTAAAAGGGAtcaatattgatttgacattgtgaatgttgatacttttttccatatgcttgatcaaagtagagatgatTTGACTCCGGTCAAGACTCATATGCAAATTAAAAAGGATCGAAGGAAGTACTAGGATCATATATCAACGAAATCAAATGGCATGTAAAATTCCCAAGACTGAGAATTTCCTAAGAAACTAGTAGTATAACATGCTGGAAATCAAGTGGGTCTCTATTGCTTCACGTCCACACGGTGATTTGATTTAGACGGAGCAAATTGCAAAAAACCATCACAATTGGGTTGAAATTTTTAATGCTTCAGAAAAAAACCACCGGAAAACATGCATTTTGGTGGGTGTTTGATGACATTTGCACAATTGTGGtgtttttttgcaatttactcgatTTGGACGCCATCATCATCTGAATCAGCGCTGACCGAAAAGCAAACATACCCAAGCTTGTGGCGGCTTTCCCGGACGCCGGTGGTATAGCCCTTGAAGTAGAAGAATCTGGCGACGGTGTAGAGGAGCCCCAGCGCGGCGGCGATGACCGGGTGCTGCAGGCCACCGAGCAGCAGCGTGGTGAAGAAGAGCGGCATCATCTCAACCGAGTTCTGGTGCCCCCTCTGCAGCGCCACAACACAAGTCCAGGAGAATTTTTTAGCTAACTCGTGTTCGAAATCAGCGGACGGAGAGGGCGATGGGGACAGACCTGGACGCAGTTGAAGGGCTTGGCATCCTTGTTCTCGGCCTCGGTGGCGTACATGGTGGGGTAGAACACCTTGTACCTGCAAGAACAAGCAGCGGCGCAGGATCGTCAAGCTCCAAGATCAAATTCTCCCGAGCAAAAATGGGCAAATCAATGGAGAAAGGAACACCTACTTCTTGCGGGCGGCGCCGACCTGGAAGCTCATCCAGAAGTTGAGGAAGGCGTAGGCCACCACGGTGAGCACCACGTAGCCGTACTCCTTCGTCAGCTCCACCGACACCGCCATCGTCGTCTACCTTCGTCTCTCCTCTTGGTTTTCCCTGGAAACTGAGATTGGATGggagagcgaatggagtggaggtcTATCTTATAGGAGACCGAAGGTGTCTAGACAAAGTCCCAGATTGTAAGTTCCTGCCCACCGGCTCAAGAAAGCTTTGAAGCTTTGACCGGCTCAATAATGGGCATGCCTTGTTGAAAAGTAGGGACAGAGGCACAGCGCGAGATCATCATTGTTCATTCTATTGGAAATTTATCATCCACATCCCAACCTCTTGAAAAAAAAACATTTGCTTTTCTTGTGATGCGATTAAgcaaattcaaattcatttatgTGTTTTCCCTGTACCTACGTTTTGACGAAAAAAGGTTTCCcctactttatatataaagcaccaataCTTACATCCAAGCAACCGATACAAATGCACGCTAAACACAATCCAAGGCAAGGTACAAGAATGCCGAGCACCGATACACAACCTCAACGACTATCAAGTATCAGCAAAATGAGCAAAAAGAACCGTTTGCAGCCGACGAAGACCACCAACAAGAGAGAGATCCTCCAGGAAGAAGTACAACGCCGGACCGAGGCAGGCCcgtcccttggggggggggggggggggggggggggggcagggtgggcggccgccccggccccccgaaAAGGGGGCCCCACGTATGTGTGTTCTCTGTATCAGGCCCATGAGGAAAAATGATTCTAGGCAAATTTTGATGCAACAGACCTGTACATGCTAACATTACATGTGGGCAAGTAAATCAGCGATTCGCTAAATTGGTGGAACTTCTGTTTGCCCTCGCATAGGTCCGCGCATGACGATATGAGCGATATCACGCACGACTCCTCAAGTCCCGCAAGTCCATGTGCGACCCCGCCGCCGACAAAGCCTCCTCCCGCAGATCCCTCCCCCGATGGTTCCTCCTCCAATGGCGGATCGAGTAATTTCATGTTCTATCACTATGGAAAGGAGTAACAATACCACCGGCCCTGGCAGGCAGAAACTACAGATTGATCAGGTTAGCATCTTCCTGATGCATCATCCAACAAAGCTAGATAGATTGATATGTGATTTTTTAGTGGCAGAATTTGGAGATAGTGAATTAGCGGAGAAGACTAGGATGCCCGTCTGACTAATTTTTGTATGGCAATCCTTCTGACTAATTAATCTGGTTGTGTTGGATATCGATGAAAGACGAGGGCAGAGGATGTGTAGAATCTATGGAACGATGATGATAGCCAAGCTTAAATTAATTGGAGGATTCATGGTCGATTCAATATTATTAGGTGGCAAAATTAATTTTTAGTGTTGCAAATTATAAAGTTATTCCAGCTATGCCGAGGAGCTCAAATTACTTTTGTTTGCCAAACTATGATGAAATATACAATGGATGAAACTTCCCTGTCAAAATCTTAACAAAAGTGAGAAATAATTAATATAACAATATATAATTAGATCCTGGAACTAGGTCGCAAGCTGGTTTTGCACTCCATGATTAAAAAAAAAGAGCAATTCATGTTTAAAAAATTAACTTTTTTGAGTTGATTTTTAAAAAAATAACTAAGCATGCACATAATGATTATAATTTTGGATAATAAAAGGTCCCAAGTTTTATTtttgccccgggcccccaaaatctcaggaccggccctggacCGAGGGCTCCaagacgatgccttcaagaagggcacGGCCATAGACCGTCGCCATCGTCCGATCCATagatcaggttttcacccggagctGGAAGTGTGGAGTGGGAGCACCACGATGGAGCCTGCAAGGAGGAACACGACGTCCGCGAACGCCGCCACAGTCGACCCATGCACGGACAGGTAAGTGATGAACCCCGGTGCTCCACCCTTCCGCCGCATCCCCGGTCCGCCAACCACCTGCAGCCATGCCACCCAAGCAGCCATGGTTGCTCGCCCACATCCGAGTCACACAGTCCGCCTACGACCAACGCGACTcccaccgccagggccgccgtcCCGCCACCGGACCACCTCGAGAAGCCCCAAAGGCAACGCCTTGGACAAGATCGACGAGCCCAACCACCTCAGAACCGCCGCCGACCACTGCCTCAAGAGGAACCGTGCCCAGTCGGccaggggaagggggaggaggaggagcggcctcCGGCCATGACCGGTACCTCTGCGCTGGCGACGGGGCACGCAACGGCGCACCCGTCCCTCCTACCAGCTCCCATCCCCCCACCGAGACCCCTGACTCGCCCCCGAAGCTGAACGCCCAGATCCGCAAGAGAGTGCTGGCCACTGCCCGCTGCCGAGGAGGAGAGAGCACGGAACCGCCGACGCCGCAGCCATGAGAGGTCACCagggag is a genomic window containing:
- the LOC123090839 gene encoding microsomal glutathione S-transferase 3; translation: MAVSVELTKEYGYVVLTVVAYAFLNFWMSFQVGAARKKYKVFYPTMYATEAENKDAKPFNCVQRGHQNSVEMMPLFFTTLLLGGLQHPVIAAALGLLYTVARFFYFKGYTTGVRESRHKLGGLNYPAIFGLIICTASFGINLIIREAI